In Dermochelys coriacea isolate rDerCor1 chromosome 4, rDerCor1.pri.v4, whole genome shotgun sequence, the sequence ATTCTGTTtgccaggagggaaggggaaggccCCTTCTCAATCTGTCCACTTCTGCACAAACAGTCCACTAACACAACATTAAGGTTGATATTTAAAGCACATAAGATATTACAAGtgtagggtgagattttcaaaagcactcaacagtggcatagctgctcctgttgaagttaacagtaaaactcccatttgcttcaaaggaagcagagttaggctaaTTACAAGCAGTTTCAAAAGTCTTATCAATAAGTACCAGAGCAACGGTCTCTCAGCCGCATGTTGCATATCGAGTTATTGATTCACATTGTGTTAGgatcacacacacagatcctaaacgcACACATGGCAAAACATTGCGCACACAAagatttgcacagaagcacaacaatttgcacagaagaaattttttgcgcacacgtcctgtcaaaaatttgcacagaagaaattttttgcgcacacggcctgtcaaaaattagagggaacattggttagGATATTGTGTTTGATAGATATTTTATAAAAAAGCTCTTCAGACTAGCAGTGTATGTGCTTGTATATTATAAAGGGTTAtgctttatttcatcaggacccTATTTCAGAATTCTCCAGGCCAGAAGAATGATGTCTTTCACTTGGACATTAAAAATGTAGGTGGCATAGGCCAGATCTTGGACTTCATGTACACTTCGCACCTTGATCTTAGCCAGGACAATGTACAAGCTATGTTGGATATTGCACAATGTCTGCAAGTGCAAAATGTGCTGAACATTTgccacacttttttaaaatcctccacAGCTGTAGAGCCTCCTGCCAGCATGCCTTGCAATAGTGTGTTCTCCTTGCAAAGTACTTTGGCTACAGAGACTAACTGTGTGAATGAAAGTTATGGTACTAACTTACTGCATGAATGCTCATCAGATGCACAAGCGAGTAAAGTGTTGGATGACCACCATTCCCATGGATCACAATCTATTAATCTTCATACTTCCTCAGGTGATGTACAGAAACAGACACAGGACTCCCTAGATGATAATTGCACAGAGCTTCCATTTAAACAGCCAAATTACTATTATAAACTGCGCAACTTTTATAGCAAGCAGTTCTACAAGCAGAATGCATGTTCCAACCATGAGAGAATAACAGAACAATCCTTTGCTTTCAATACATCTACTGAACTAAGTACAGTAGAGAGCAATTCTTGTACTGTCAGTCAATCTGAATGTATTTTAGAATCCTCTGACCACTTACCCTCCAACTTTCTGGTTCAATCCTTGAATGAACCTGCTTCAGACCAAGATTTGGAAAGCACGTCTTTGCAGCCTACCAAACAGATGCGGTTAAAAAAGGCAATACACCTTAAAAAACTGAATTTTCTAAGATCACAGAAGTCTGCAGAACAATTGTCTGAACCTAAGAGAGATGACAACAGTATAACAAGGGTAATTGAATCTGTAAATGAAAGTACCATGGAGATGACAAATATTAATGCTGctgaagaaaaagaaactgaagatcTTGTGAGTTCAGAGAGTTTTGAACAAACTGTTGAAACGGAAAGACCTCAAGGTCCTTCAGAACAAGATGAGCAATCACAGATTCTTCAGTCACAGAGGCAATATACTTGTGAATTATGTGGAAAGGCTTTTAAACATCCAAGCAATTTGGAGCTCCATAAAAGGTCTCATACAGGTACAGTTATTTACTGCTTGCagaccaaatatttaataacgagATAAAAAGGAAAATGACATCCAGACCTCCTCCTGGTTCAAAGACGGTTGTTTCATAGggattcattttcaaaaatgtacttTCTGTGGGAAGCGATGTAGGGAAAAAGACAGTTACAGGAATATATTAAGTGAATAGAGAAAAGCTTTTAGATTCAATTTATTCTTCATTCTCTCAACTAAATTTTCTAAGGTTTTCTTCAAAAGCAtgctttgtaatatttaaatgtaaatgtcaTATTTTTTCTCACCTTTAAAGGAGACACCTTTTATGCTCTATACCCAGAGTGTATAACTCCCCAAAGCATAGATGTATGGAGAAAAGTCAGTACAAATGGATGTGGGTGAGGGAAAATTTGTAGTTAAAGAATCTGTAAATTCCAGCAGACTTACCTTTTTCTGTAGTATTTCACACTGAATTGAGACCATTGTAAATCATATGGGGTAGGAACTTTTCCTCTCTTTTGCATAGTGCGAAACACACTGGTAGATAGTTACAGTGTTTATCGAGATTTCTAGTGGATACTATGGTCCTAGTGGACATATGTACTTTGTAAAGAAAATGAGGGAGTTTGAACAATTTGACTGTACACTTCTAATATCCATTCAgataacttcattttaaaatcgagCACAGAGTGATTtctaaaaacagaaaacacagcTTAGTATTTCTTTGTTACAGTGAAAAATAAACCCACTCTAACTTTTTAACTCATCACTCCGAATGTTTAATGTCCCCAACAAATAAAGTTGTAGAACTACAGTAAATTCACTCAAAAAACCTTTTATAAAACTTTAGCTTAGCTCAGTGGTCTCCAATCTTTTTACTCCAAAGATCACtctttgaatttaagggcaacccaggatctgccactccccttccctgaagccctgctccactcactccattcccctctctcctgttgcttgccctcccccaccctcactcactttcactgggcagggatttgggttctgggctggggctgaggggatcgcagtgtgggagggggctctggact encodes:
- the LOC119855010 gene encoding zinc finger and BTB domain-containing protein 49 isoform X2, which codes for MDTVASHSCHLLQQLHEQRIQGLLCDCMLVVKGVCFKAHKNVLAAFSQYFRTLFQNSPGQKNDVFHLDIKNVGGIGQILDFMYTSHLDLSQDNVQAMLDIAQCLQVQNVLNICHTFLKSSTAVEPPASMPCNSVFSLQSTLATETNCVNESYGTNLLHECSSDAQASKVLDDHHSHGSQSINLHTSSGDVQKQTQDSLDDNCTELPFKQPNYYYKLRNFYSKQFYKQNACSNHERITEQSFAFNTSTELSTVESNSCTVSQSECILESSDHLPSNFLVQSLNEPASDQDLESTSLQPTKQMRLKKAIHLKKLNFLRSQKSAEQLSEPKRDDNSITRVIESVNESTMEMTNINAAEEKETEDLVSSESFEQTVETERPQGPSEQDEQSQILQSQRQYTCELCGKAFKHPSNLELHKRSHTGEKPFECNICGKHFSQAGNLQTHLRRHSGEKPYICEICGKRFAASGDVQRHIIIHSGEKPHLCDICGRGFSNFSNLKEHKKTHTADKVFTCDECGKSFNMQRKLVKHRIRHTGERPYSCSACGRMVKLGNNFSEKSTKQPLLEDGFDTIPLITPLDVNQLQFPPPDKVVVKTKTEYEPDRKKGKFRTPKIAEFTISITEGVSERFKVTVLVLFALAFLTCVVFLVVYKVYKYDHTCPEGFVFKNNQCIPAGLENYYSEQDSSARGKFYTVINHYNLAKQTITRSVSPWMTVLSEEKLSEQETEAAEKSA
- the LOC119855010 gene encoding zinc finger and BTB domain-containing protein 49 isoform X3, which encodes MDTVASHSCHLLQQLHEQRIQGLLCDCMLVVKGVCFKAHKNVLAAFSQYFRTLFQNSPGQKNDVFHLDIKNVGGIGQILDFMYTSHLDLSQDNVQAMLDIAQCLQVQNVLNICHTFLKSSTAVEPPASMPCNSVFSLQSTLATETNCVNESYGTNLLHECSSDAQASKVLDDHHSHGSQSINLHTSSGDVQKQTQDSLDDNCTELPFKQPNYYYKLRNFYSKQFYKQNACSNHERITEQSFAFNTSTELSTVESNSCTVSQSECILESSDHLPSNFLVQSLNEPASDQDLESTSLQPTKQMRLKKAIHLKKLNFLRSQKSAEQLSEPKRDDNSITRVIESVNESTMEMTNINAAEEKETEDLVSSESFEQTVETERPQGPSEQDEQSQILQSQRQYTCELCGKAFKHPSNLELHKRSHTGEKPFECNICGKHFSQAGNLQTHLRRHSGEKPYICEICGKRFAASGDVQRHIIIHSGEKPHLCDICGRGKCFAGSGDLRRHVRTHTGEKPYTCETCNKCFTRSAVLRRHKKMHCKSNDEGSNTLEEFTQAIETSDLEKSQGSDSFAQEMSVTLLPVSVKFPVRPAGNSANEFDSSAGSYCKLRSMIQHQESTIQQKLSLDPAELPKPQTQQTPQPPFTYTEVDVSPAEEPLQSDNISMIRSSMTTLDGHCGDPLGNRASSAAYRSNEGPFFSSMTLWGLAMKTLQNESELDQ